From a region of the Primulina eburnea isolate SZY01 chromosome 7, ASM2296580v1, whole genome shotgun sequence genome:
- the LOC140836520 gene encoding GDSL esterase/lipase At2g04570-like, whose translation MKSLTVILLSCLILLFTSCLSTVIPTAVSKVPAIIVFGDSSVDSGNNNRISTVLKSNFRPYGRDFYGGMPTGRFSNGRIPPDFISEKFGLKPYVPAFLDPWYNISDFASGVCFASAGTGFDNATSNVLNVIPLWKQVNYYKDYQEALRSYIGDTKTEYIIKEALYLISLGTNDFLENYYSLPNTRSRYTLDQYQDFLIDIAERFVKQIYALGARKMSLTGLPPMGCLPLERATNLVNGNGEGCMNGYNGVALLFNAKLNGLVNRMNEEMEGIRVVFSDPYGVFLQMIRNPSSFGFEVSSVACCATGMFEMGYLCDELNPFTCRDANKYVFWDSFHPTQQTSRIIVDYLIQNSLHQFL comes from the exons ATGAAGTCTTTGACAGTAATACTACTTTCATGTCTGATTTTGTTATTCACTTCATGTCTTAGTACTGTCATCCCCACCGCTGTATCAAAGGTCCCGGCGATTATTGTGTTTGGAGATTCATCCGTTGATTCTGGGAACAACAACCGGATATCGACTGTGTTGAAAAGCAATTTCCGGCCGTATGGCCGTGATTTCTACGGCGGAATGCCGACTGGGAGGTTTTCGAACGGCCGCATACCGCCGGACTTCATTTCTGAAAAGTTTGGCCTGAAGCCTTACGTGCCTGCTTTCTTGGATCCTTGGTACAATATATCTGATTTTGCGAGCGGAGTTTGCTTTGCTTCTGCTGGTACTGGTTTTGATAATGCAACTTCTAACGTACTT AATGTGATACCACTATGGAAGCAAGTGAATTACTACAAAGACTACCAAGAAGCCCTAAGATCCTACATAGGAGACACAAAAACCGAATACATAATCAAAGAGGCTCTATATTTAATCAGCTTAGGAACAAATGACTTCCTAGAAAACTACTACAGTCTCCCTAACACAAGGTCCAGATACACCCTTGATCAATACCAAGACTTCCTCATTGATATTGCGGAGAGATTCGTCAAGCAGATTTACGCTTTGGGAGCACGTAAAATGTCGCTAACGGGGCTCCCTCCAATGGGTTGTCTGCCATTGGAGAGGGCTACGAATCTTGTTAATGGGAATGGGGAAGGGTGTATGAATGGATACAATGGAGTTGCTTTACTTTTCAATGCCAAATTGAATGGTTTGGTGAATAGGATGAATGAAGAGATGGAGGGGATTAGGGTTGTTTTCTCTGATCCTTATGGAGTCTTCTTGCAAATGATAAGGAACCCTTCTTCATTTG GGTTTGAAGTATCTTCAGTTGCATGCTGTGCTACGGGAATGTTTGAGATGGGATACTTGTGCGATGAATTGAATCCCTTTACATGTCGAGATGCAAACAAATATGTCTTTTGGGATTCTTTCCATCCGACACAACAaactagtcggattattgtagattacTTGATCCAGAATTCTTTGCatcaatttttataa